The proteins below come from a single Metarhizium brunneum chromosome 1, complete sequence genomic window:
- the flbA gene encoding Developmental regulator flbA has translation MAALSHRPPIEDDTPSQASKTHHRSHDNHHAHHTPPLKHYTSAPRSSTSDRLTADLTTLPASSHHQRHSSTPSASSFSRSQRSATSLLSRAAAALDRTQNAFAGISEPVIRPRHSNSALARLSLQSLSAPSPEPSSPGRTAGSKAFSVNGPFAPAPRAQIKVVSPAAQANHPPSQPYSETDPSLPAPIRVAPSDKKMHQTSSRLLRMTDDDRPFTRDFKDLFATLIVSLLPLSAHRVRLSKVEYTFLSEDAINNLGSLKFSQSNRMPDPKDPSRIVTTTTTTTFSMAKDMARSICQRFVEARFIESADGKYQQVYNMKGSVWQLTPKGITVLDRFCSRNGIQQKQVGELSNMSSAQLVILERDQQTDKLLHDWGTIEVIFRRFVGADRRNVKTSVTAADSDSLHDYRDGLTGVKMAAERKVNGKAYRDTFTGKATTDWLMDCSTIVDRRETVEIASLFVEYDLMEPVVQDRAFMSQNTGYNLFQPTKHAIYQLTTRGKELISGSGSRGRASESENGTGSQRNGITRDSNTQRLEKILNDAALRLLFRENLRETHCEENLSFYKDVGEFVRSCKDAIRQAQKAPNASSMDTIKEIMAQAYGIYNAFLAPGSPCELNIDHQLRNNLATRMTKAVGQDNTMIETLQEVTALFEDAQNAVFKLMASDSVPKFLRNAKYEQQLRNYDLDMSARAPERSQSRSNRK, from the exons ATGGCCGCCCTGTCGCATCGACCTCCGATCGAAGACGACACTCCCTCGCAAGCTTCCAAGACGCATCATCGCAGTCACGATAACCACCACGCGCACCACACCCCGCCATTGAAGCACTACACCTCTGCACCCCGATCATCGACGTCAGACCGCCTGACTGCCGACCTCACCACCCTGCCCGCTTcctcccaccaccagcgACACTCGAGCACTCCGTCCGCAAGTTCCTTTTCCCGATCACAGCGTTCTGCCACCAGTCTTCTCAGCcgagccgctgccgccctgGACAGAACCCAGAACGCATTCGCCGGCATATCTGAACCCGTCATCCGGCCTCGACACTCGAACTCGGCACTGGCTCGTCTCTCTTTGCAATCACTTTCTGCTCCCAGTCCAGAACCCTCAAGCCCAGGCAGAACCGCCGGATCCAAGGCATTTTCTGTCAACGGCCCCTTCGCTCCCGCCCCAAGAGCCCAAATCAAGGTAGTGTCTCCAGCGGCTCAGGCGAACCATCCACCTTCACAGCCATACTCGGAGACAGATCCAAGTCTGCCCGCACCTATCAGAGTAGCGCCGTCTGACAAGAAAATGCATCAAACATCGTCGCGCTTATTGCGCATGACGGACGATGACCGACCTTTCACAAGG GATTTCAAAGATTTATTCGCAACTCTCATTGTCAGCTTGCTGCCTCTTTCTGCACACCGCGTACGGCTGTCAAAAGTTGAATACACCTTCCTCTCAGAAGATGCCATCAATAACCTCGGCTCACTAAAATTCTCACAATCAAATCGAATGCCCGATCCCAAGGACCCTTCTAGAATTGTTaccacgacgacaacaacgaccttttccatggccaaggacatggccaggTCCATCTGCCAACGCTTCGTGGAGGCCCGCTTTATCGAATCAGCAGACGGTAAATACCAGCAAGTGTACAACATGAAGGGATCTGTTTGGCAATTAACTCCAAAGGGCATCACGGTGCTGGATCGCTTCTGTTCCAGGAATGGCATCCAACAGAAGCAGGTTGGCGAATTATCCAATATGAGCTCGGCTCAGTTGGTCATTCTGGAACGTGACCAGCAAACAGACAAGCTTCTACACGATTGGGGGACTATCGAGGTAATATTCCGCCGCTTTGTTGGTGCCGATCGACGCAACGTCAAAACCAGCGTCACTGCCGCCGACTCTGACTCCCTACACGATTATAGGGATGGGCTCACCGGAGTAAAAATGGCAGCAGAGCGGAAGGTGAACGGCAAGGCCTACAGAGACACATTCACCGGCAAAGCCACCACGGACTGGCTGATGGACTGTTCCACAATCGTCGACCGTCGTGAAACCGTCGAGATTGCGTCTCTGTTTGTAGAGTACGACTTGATGGAGCCTGTCGTTCAGGATCGGGCCTTTATGTCACAGAACACTGGATACAACCTGTTTCAGCCAACGAAGCATGCCATCTACCAGCTCACTACCCGTGGTAAAGAGCTAATTAGTGGAAGTGGTTCTAGGGGCCGCGCATCAGAGAGCGAAAATGGTACAGGCTCTCAACGGAATGGCATCACGAGAGATTCCAACACTCAGAGACTAGAGAAGATCCTGAACGATGCTGCTCTGCGCCTTCTTTTCAGGGAAAATTTACGAGAAACCCATTGCGAGGAGAATTTATCATTTTACAAGGACGTTGGCGAATTCGTACGCAGCTGCAAGGATGCCATTCGTCAAGCTCAAAAGGCACCGAACGCGAGCTCCATGGACACCATCAAGGAAATCATGGCTCAAGCCTACGGCATCTACAATGCCTTCTTGGCTCCAGGATCACCCTGTGAACTCAACATCGACCACCAACTCCGCAACAACCTGGCTACTCGCATGACCAAGGCTGTGGGTCAAGACAACACGATGATCGAGACGTTGCAGGAGGTAACGGCTCTGTTCGAGGATGCACAGAATGCAGTTTTCAAGCTGATGGCTAGC GATTCGGTACCGAAATTTCTTCGCAACGCCAAGTACGAGCAGCAACTCAGGAACTACGATCTTGACATGTCGGCCCGCGCACCCGAGCGGAGCCAAAGTCGTTCCAACCGCAAATAA